A stretch of DNA from Plasmodium vinckei vinckei genome assembly, chromosome: PVVCY_07:
ttttaatccaatccttttataatttctctattattttacaaGTATATTATAGTTAAggaaaattgtatatatacacgAATATTTTGGAAAATCGTAAATTATACCTCTCTATTTAATTTACTAAAAATACGTTTCCATATATGgtacattatttatatacctTAAAACTAtggtaatattattattattaaaaaaatgaaatgaaactcaaaaaaaaaacaaagcatatttttatttcattgtAAAATAGTCATTCCCATTAAAACTAAGAAATGGTATCCCATTTTGTATTTCTTTACTTGTTCATTTGATTGTTTAACTTATTTTCCAACCATGTGCATGCGTATTATAGGCATAcataaaatacaaaaaatatatcaacaCCCATGTATGCCTATTCCTTGATTATTCTTAACCcatgtttatattaaaaattttcactttttttaatatgatataatatattaaaatattttttaatattatatacacactaatatttattcgtattatatttatttgtatattgttttatccatgccatatttatacaactaaaataaatatacccATTTagaattttaataaaatgttagatcatattgttttattatttttttgatccATATTTTCCATCAATAGGGAATATAAAGAGTGAATATGATAGTTTAGAACGATGGCTCTCAACATGTAATATgttaatagaaaaaaagaaaaaaaaaataaagaactAACCAATATATAATTCGATGATGTAATATgcctataaatatattttttttatttttagaatTGAAAGGATAATAACTTCATTCCTACGGAAGCATACCAATATTAAGCACATATGTAAACtaaacaaaaacaaaaacaaaaccATTAATAAAACATGGAAACATTCTCATAcatactatatatttttcttacactctttttacattttatttattatcttttactttattatttttacatattgaAGCGATTATAATGGATGGAAATAGACGATTTGCAAAACAAATGGGATTACAGACATCCATAGGGCATTACTTAGGATCGAAAAATTTGATGCATGTTagtttgcatatataataaattggaGTCTTAAGCTGACATGATTTATCAATGTCTATGTATTACATTCAGAGGCTTTTGTTTCacttgtttatttatacaaaaattaaaaaatatatattcccaTATTTACTtccttattttatttaaataggTTATAGAAATATGCATccaattaaatataaagattTTATCAGTTTTTGCATTTTCCATACTAAACTATAATAGAACCCCAGAAGAAGTTCATGTACTTTTTTACCTaaaccttttttttttgatcaatgaagaatattttatgtaagtttaaaatgaaatacaAAATGGATAAACATAGACACTCTCAAAAATGtccatatataattttacaactttttttaaatccataaatattcatactcttaaatatatatcatattaaCAGAAAGTTtgttaaacaaaataaaatacgaATAAGAATTATCGGAAACTTGTCTTATATCAATGAAGCATATAGAGaaatcatatataatgctgaagaaaaaacaaaacacCATGACAAGtaaaaacttaaaaaaCAGACATAGTCTAACAACCATgccattatatatatctatgcAATAGTAAACCATCCATcgaataataatttatttcgatcgataaaattttaaaaccaattatgtatataattttttatgctttttttatagtcTCACactcaatatatttttttcatacaCAAGTCGAAACGAAATGACCCTATGCAAAATAAAcccaaatttatattttgacaCTTATAAGGATTTACTAAAAAAGttaaacataaattatacCTATGCAAATTCGAATAATTcggataaaaaaaatattcaaataaatcccaaaacaaaaaatacacaaatTTCTCAAGTGCGATGTAATTGCGGAAAAGTTTGTTCTTTAgataaaaatcaaattaaaatgtacagaataaataaaagctaaaatacatataattcCATTCTACTATTCCTAtgtttctatttttttctcaacattttttttattatttttcttttactttttcaatatttagATTAAATTACCATAATAAATTGCTAACCGCCGATTTCCCACCCCCagatattttaataagaaCATCAGGTGAACAAAGATTGTCCGATTTTATGCTATATCAGGTTAagcaataataaaaatacattatttCATATTCATGTTAActtctacatttttaaatatacacaTGCTGAAATTTTCTTATCGcgtttattttgatttgcttattatttttatagataTCGGAATTTACCgaagtatattttattgatgACTACTGGccaatatttaatttttttaaatttatatacgTGATTTTGCATTACACTATTTTTCGAAcatcaaatttatttttttcgtattCAAATCCTTGTCAACACTAGGGTTTTGTTTGTTCATAagcacattttttattatataatttttaagaaaactttttgaatatttaaaaaaaaaatgtttttttattaaatataattgtgCATTCATAAATAaggtatattaaaaaataatgatgaacATTAAAGCAATTGGGACAAGTGATAAATCGatacaaaaacaaatttacaAACACGCAGTTGGTATatccaaatatatatgcacaatgcatatgcattatatatagctatttagaacaataaaaaatacataaataaaaaattaagaataaaaaagaataaaataaggataaaaaaggataaaataaattaaattaaaaaagacaTAAGGAATATTACAAAGGAATGATAAACGGTTTATAAAATGAGATACATTCTAAAAGTAGACATTAAATTGTTTgattatcaaaattaatGTGTGTGCATCCTCTCgcatacaaaataaataatcgtaataaaatatgaccatattaaaaaaaaatatgaacaattcaggtagtttattattttatttcttcgcatttttttacaaaataattggggggtccatatatatacatgggACATAATCATTTAAATGACGATATGTAAATTTTGGCCCTAAGTTAATTTTAGCAGAAGCTCCCATATATAAGCTAACCGACGGATGATAAAATCCTTCATAAATATCAAtaaatgcatttttttttatttgaccatttaaggaaaaaaatataaaagagccataatttttctttaatataGGTGGGTTTTTTGGATCACATAAAATCccattttgtaaatattcatAGAGTTTTTTATCTGATCGTGGATCAAAAGTatagctatttttattttttaaattaatataacatCCAATTATATCACCAACTTTAATAGGCTCCATACAATCATAACTTattgaattattaaatattttcccaTTTTTACTATTAACACAATAGCTATATTTATCAGTTCCTATTGGATAATCATATCTCATATATCTACAAGCAAATCCAACTCTTACATATGGGTTtacttttaaaattgtatcTTTATACCCCaagaaattaaatttttctaCAGGCTCTTCAATctttatttcataataCCATTTCCCTACATCCGCACcattattaacaaaaacaCTAGACCATCCTTTATCTCCATAACATGTAAGTTTATCACTACTTAGGCTAATACAGctatctttatattttgttgaAAATGctacattatttttgcttcgatattttctataatcaatataatatttataattatccttttttaattctttcgATTTTTCtaacatattaatattatcttttttcgtatattcattattattactattgtCAGTCTTATCAgctttatcattatttttatttaagttatctgcatttttttcatgccCTGATTCAtcactattatttaaacattgatttttattgtctttttccatattttcaatatattcatttttatctcCATTTTgatgtattttttgtatttctgATTGCCCATCATCTAATGGCtcaatttttctttttttattagacctattaatattatttatttcattttgttcatcTATGTCTTTTATGCTACTGCTACTGTATTCTGTACTATTATTTGTTGTTACagaattttgtttatattgttCCATTTTAATAGttaaatcattattattctttGATCTAGCTTTTTATTGTTTGCTATACTAcctttttttgtttgtattgtctttaattttaatatattttttagctattttttcttttaatcaTTATAGGTCTTAATATATTGCATAatttacattatatatttttttatttttttggctAAACAGATTAATCCCCTTAACAATGCTCTCAATAATTATTCCATAAAATTTTGGTGATAAGTcatacataattttatttttatgttaaaCGTTTTTAATCCTTATTTCTTCACTCTCTTATTCGGTACATTTGTTTAAAAAGTTAACCTTTTTgctaaatataaatacgcATGTATTTCACacatacataatatatatctttaaaaaaaaaaaccttATAATGTATGTGAATAGAATTGGCATATATCCATATAATTCTCTGGattatatttcaaaaaattaaaaaatattattcttagttttttcattttttcatattgcCTGActgttaatataaaaaagtcataattttataatatgtaaaaattatgatttaCTTACTATAAAAGTAAGCATAAGCccataaaatatactaCTTACACAATGTAATAATTCCCTTgtttcaaatataaataaaaaaaaaaataataatgataattatgataataataaaaaagcaCAAACAAAGAATTAGTAACTTATCtttaagaatataaaatttaaatcatCAGTTTTTACTTAAAATTGCCAAAAAGCTAGTATAGGgggaaaaaacaaaactttaataaaaataaaagcctataatattttcctttttatgctataaatgttatttattttaatttcttaTGGCTACCATTTAGAATTTAAATG
This window harbors:
- a CDS encoding dehydrodolichyl diphosphate synthetase, putative, which codes for MALNIIERIITSFLRKHTNIKHISIIMDGNRRFAKQMGLQTSIGHYLGSKNLMHVIEICIQLNIKILSVFAFSILNYNRTPEEVHVLFYLNLFFLINEEYFIKFVKQNKIRIRIIGNLSYINEAYREIIYNAEEKTKHHDNLTLNIFFSYTSRNEMTLCKINPNLYFDTYKDLLKKLNINYTYANSNNSDKKNIQINPKTKNTQISQVRCNCGKVCSLDKNQIKILNYHNKLLTADFPPPDILIRTSGEQRLSDFMLYQISEFTEVYFIDDYWPIFNFFKFIYVILHYTIFRTSNLFFSYSNPCQH
- a CDS encoding SPRY domain, putative codes for the protein MEQYKQNSVTTNNSTEYSSSSIKDIDEQNEINNINRSNKKRKIEPLDDGQSEIQKIHQNGDKNEYIENMEKDNKNQCLNNSDESGHEKNADNLNKNNDKADKTDNSNNNEYTKKDNINMLEKSKELKKDNYKYYIDYRKYRSKNNVAFSTKYKDSCISLSSDKLTCYGDKGWSSVFVNNGADVGKWYYEIKIEEPVEKFNFLGYKDTILKVNPYVRVGFACRYMRYDYPIGTDKYSYCVNSKNGKIFNNSISYDCMEPIKVGDIIGCYINLKNKNSYTFDPRSDKKLYEYLQNGILCDPKNPPILKKNYGSFIFFSLNGQIKKNAFIDIYEGFYHPSVSLYMGASAKINLGPKFTYRHLNDYVPCIYMDPPIIL